Proteins encoded together in one Chloroflexota bacterium window:
- a CDS encoding SpoIIE family protein phosphatase has product ESGDTLEMIERPHGGLSLVLVDGQQSGQSAKRISNLVARKAISLLAEGVRDGAAARATHDYLRTYRQGQVSAELSMVSLDLVTRTLVISRNSHCPVLLLDKEGWQTLDEPSQPIGIYAGTKPSITEIPIAANIWVIAFTDGVLHAGRRFGTSFDALTHADSLVKEHQCTAPTLADALLAHAIELDHGRPQDDMSVLVLALVPR; this is encoded by the coding sequence GCGAAAGCGGTGATACCTTGGAAATGATAGAGCGGCCTCATGGCGGGCTGTCGCTCGTCCTAGTGGATGGCCAGCAAAGTGGGCAATCCGCTAAACGCATCAGCAATCTGGTAGCTCGCAAGGCTATCTCGCTGCTAGCGGAAGGTGTGCGCGACGGCGCAGCAGCCAGAGCGACACATGATTACCTGCGCACCTATCGCCAAGGCCAAGTATCGGCTGAACTGAGCATGGTTTCCCTTGACCTGGTCACACGCACGCTCGTCATATCCCGTAACAGCCATTGCCCGGTATTGCTCTTGGACAAAGAGGGGTGGCAGACGCTCGATGAGCCAAGCCAACCTATCGGTATCTATGCCGGCACAAAGCCCAGCATCACCGAAATTCCAATAGCAGCCAATATCTGGGTAATTGCCTTTACAGATGGCGTGCTCCATGCCGGGCGTCGCTTTGGCACGTCGTTTGATGCCCTGACCCATGCTGATTCTTTGGTCAAAGAGCATCAATGCACCGCTCCTACATTGGCTGATGCCTTGTTAGCCCATGCCATAGAACTAGACCACGGCCGCCCACAAGATGACATGAGTGTGCTCGTACTGGCTCTGGTACCAAGGAA